The Arthrobacter sp. FB24 nucleotide sequence CTTTCCTGCCCGCGCCGAGCATCAGGGCAACTCCCGCGCCTGCCAGCGTAAAGATCCCGGATCCGGTGTCCTGCCAGCTGATCGGGAAAAGGAGGAACGGCAGGTCATGGGAAAACAGGTCAAGGGCCCCGGTCCAGGTGAGGATTGAATTCCAGAATACCGGCATGACAAATGCGGCACCGGCAACGGTGGCCAGCACGGAGACGCGGCGTTCCTTCAGGAACACGGCGGTCACAGCCAGCGCCACAAGAGCCGACAGGAACGCGCCGAGGAGCATTTGGAGAGGATTCATCTGAGCTTTCGCGGTCGTTGGGAAGGGCCGCTTATTATTGTAACCGTGGTTGCAATAATAAGCGGAGCCTTGTTGCTTGCAATATATCCGCCTGGCCGAACGGGGACTCCTTGCTACGCCGGCACGGGAAGACGAGGATGTTCATGATGCCGGTACTGCTGGTTCTGACGACCATGCTCGCGGGCTGCTCTCCTTCGGCCCCGCAGGGGCGGCGGCAGCTTCCGCTGCGACAGGTTCAGGATGTTCCGTTGCCGGGAGGAGCCATCCGTCTGGACTATCAGGCTATCGATCCGGCCGCCAAGAGACTCCAGGGCGACGCCGTCGAGGAAATCCTTGCGTCCCATCCAGCGGCACTTCTCGACGAGGTCCCGTTGCATGTAGCCCGCGGTGGCGATCGGACCGCCGAACCCGGTCGTGCCCAGGTGCAAGAAGCACAGGATGAAGCGGCCGAACGGCACCGGCGCTATGGCTGGTTCAAGGGTCTCGTCCCCGGCGCCGCCCCGGGCCGGTCCGTCGCCGGGGGTCACGGTTTGGGCTCCATGATGCGCATCACCGGGTGGCCGTCGATGTTTTCCAGCGGGAAGTAGACCTGGTGGGTAACCTGGTCGACGGCGACGGTGTGGGCGTTGTCGGCGAGTTTGCCGGACGCCTTGGGTGTCAGGGTGCGGTTCTGTTCGTCGAAGACATTGACGATGCCGGACTCCGAGGCGACGTAGAGGCGGTGCAGTCCCGTATCGAAGGCGAGCACGTCCGGGTTGTCGCCGGTGTCGAACCGGGCGGTGACCTGTTTGGTGTCCAGGTCCAGGACCAGGAGTTTCGCGCTGCCCTCGCAGGCGACGAACGCCAGCTTGTTGGCCCCGTCGACGTAGAGGCCGTGGTTGCTGGTGCAGTCCGGGACCGGGATTCTGTCGGTGACCGTGTCAGTGTCCGGGTCGATGATGGCGAGCTCGTTGCGGTCCTGGACGTTGACCAGGACCGTCCCGCTGGAGGGGTCGTAGATGCTGTTGCCTGCTTCCCCGCCGATCTCGATCGGGGCCTTCGCGGTGTTCGTGGCGAGGTCGATCACCGTTTCGGCGTGGTCGTGTTCGTTGGAGACGTAGGCCTTGCCGTGGACCGGGTCGTAGGCGATCCCGTCCGGCGTGTTCCCTGCCGGGACCCGGGCGGTCACCTTGAGGGTGTTGGTGTCGATGAGGGCGACTTCGTTGGTTCCCGAAACGGCGGCCAGGAGGAGATGCCGGTCGGGCGCGAGGGTGACACCGTGAACCGAGGGTGTCCCCGGCACCGTCCCCGCCACCGTGCCTCTGGCCAGGTCGACGGCGTGGACGGTGCCGTCGCCGAGGTGGGCGATGTAGAGCCGCTTCGCCCCGGCGTCGAGGGCTTGGTAGTCGAGCCTGCTCGCCGCGCCGGGCAGGGCGATGTCCTGGACCTGGGTCAACGGCAGCGCCGACGCCGGGGCCGGTCCCGAGCAGGCACTCAGGGATGCCGGTAGCAGCAGGGCCAGCAGCCCTGCGGCGATCAACGCGGTCTTCGCGGGCCTGCGCGATAGTGTCGGTCCCATGGCTGTCTCCGTTCCGGTCAGAGGATGATGACGTTGGTGATGAATGCGACCAGGCCGCCGACCACCGCGGGAAGGGCCCGGCGGCCCAGTTCCCGGTGGACGGAGGCGACGACGGCCGGCGGCAGGGCGCCGGCGATCAGGCACCCCGCGTCCCCCACGCTGACGGCGGGCATGAAGTCCTCGTTCAGCGAGAACGCGTTGGCCAGTATCCGCCAGGCGATGACGGCCAGCAGCGTGCCCGCCGCGGCCGCGGCAAGATCCGCAACCGGCCAGCGGGCATACCTGCAGGCAAGGGCCACCGCGGCCGCCGCGATAACAGCGGAGATCACAATAAGCACGGGCGAAATCATGGGCGTCCTCCTGAAGCCTCGATGGCGGCGAGCACCGCATCCGGCCTGAACCATACCAGTTCAAGGTAACCACGGTTACAATTATATGGTGAAGAGTGAACCATTGATACCCGGCGGCTGGGTCCTGTTGAACTACCGGATGCCCCGCATCCCGTCCGGTCCGAGAGTCGCCATCTGGAGGCGGCTGCAGGCCCTGGGCGTCGCACAGCTCGGTGACGGGCTCGTCGCCCTCCCGGCCGACGCCCGCACCCGGGAGCACTTCGACTGGATCGCGGCCGAAGTCAGACAGGCGGGCGGAACCGCCGGCCTGTGGTTGAGCCAGCCCGCGTCCCTGGGGCAGGAGCGTGAGATCGCTGCAGGGATGGCCGCCGACCGTGCCCGGGAATACGAGGACGTCACGGCCGCTGCACACGCGGCCACGGCCCTGGATGCAACCGAACGCGCCAGGGCCGTGAAGCGGCTCCGTGCCGAGCTGCGCCGGATCGGCCGGCGCGACTACTTCCCGCCCCGGGAACGCGACACTGCCCACGCCGCCGTCACCGGCCTCGCCACCGCGGAGCTTCCCGCCCGCGCCATCAGCCCCTCGGGAGGACAGCCATGAAGTGGGCCACCCGCACCGGCGTCCACGTTGACCGGGCCGCCTGCGCCTGGCTGATCCGCAGGAACATCGACACCGCCTGCGAGTTCGTCTTCGTGGCGGACCCCGCCGAGGTCCCCGCCGACGCGGTGCCCTTCGACATGCCCGGCGTGGACCTGACCCACCACGGCCACGACTGCACCTTCGAAACCATGCTGCGCCGCTACGAGATCCAGGATCCCGTCCTGTGGAAACTCGCCGAAATCATCCACGAAGCCGACATCGACGACGAACGCTTCGACGCACCCGCCGCACCCGGCCTGGACATCATCATCCGCGGACTCTCCATGACCCTGAACGACCAACAGACACTCGCCGTGTGCGGCCCCATCCTGGACGGCCTCTACGACTACCTCAAACGATCCCTCATCCTCGGCCGCGAACCCTCCTGACCGCGACAGGCCGGATATGCACGTCATGCCGCAAGCTCCGGGTCCCCGCCGGCACGCCGCAGGAATGAAACCGTGGTTACAATAAAATCGGAATGGGCCGACCGGTAGCCGACAGGCTCCCCCCACCCCTTGACTGGAGTCTGATGATGACCGCAGAGATGCGAACCGAGACCGCCCCCGCCGAGTACGCCGACGTTGTCCTGGTCGGCGCGGGAATCATGAGCATGACGCTCGGAGTGCTCCTGAAAGAACTTCAGCCCAGCTGGAGCATTGCCGTGGTGGAGCGTCTGGGAAGCGCCGGGGGTGAAAGTTCGGACTCCTGGAACAACGCAGGCACGGGACACGCGGCCCTGTGTGAACTGAACTACACCCCCGCAGGCAGGGACGGAACGGTATCCCCGGACAAGGCGATCGCGATCAACGAACAGTTCCAGGTCTCGCTGCAGTTCTGGGCCCACCTCGCCGCCACCGGCAGGGTCGGCGCACCGAAAACGTTCATCAACCCGGTACCGCACATGAGTTTCGTCTGGGGAGGGCAGGCCACGGACTATCTTCACCGCCGGTATGAGGCACTGAAGCCGCAGCCCCTGTTCAGCACCATGGAGTTCTCCGACCGGGCCGACCAGCTGGAGGAGTGGACGCCTCTGGTCATGACAGGACGCCGCGCCGTTCAGCCCGTGGCGGGCTCCCGCGTGGCCGGCGGAACCGACGTCGATTTCGGAGCGCTGAGCCGCACCATGGCAGGCTTCCTGCAACGCAACGGCGCGGAACTCAACTTCGAGCACGAGGTCACGGACCTGGCCCGCGACACCAATGGCCGCTGGGACGTCTCCGTGCACAACCTCGGGTCAGGACGACGAGCGAAAATCAGGTCCCGGTTCGTGTTCATCGGCGCCGGGGGTGGAGCGCTGCATCTTCTCCAGCGCTCCGGCATTCCCGAGGGCAGAGGCTTCGGCGGATTCCCGGTCTCGGGCCAGTTCCTGCGCTGCACAAAAGATGAAATCGTCCGGGCGCACCACGCGAAAGTCTACGGGCAGGCCTCCGTCGGCGCTCCCCCCATGTCCGTTCCGCACCTGGACACGAGGGTCGTTGATGGAAAACGGTCCCTGCTGTTCGGCCCGTATGCCGGGTTCACCAGCCGGTTCCTCAAGAGCGGGTCCCTGCTGGATCTGCCCCGTTCCATCCGGCCCTCGAACCTCGGCCCCATGCTCGCGGTCGCCCGGGACAACCTCGACCTTTCCAGATACCTGCTGGGAGAGGTCCTGAAAAGCCGGGAGGCAAAGATCCGCACGCTGACGGACTACATGCCCACAGCCCAGGACGCCGATTGGGACCTGATCACGGCGGGCCAGCGGGTTCAGATCATCAGGAAAGACCCGACCAGGGGCGGAGCGCTGCAGTTCGGGACTGAGCTCATCACCTCCGGCGACGGGTCTCTTGCCGCCCTTCTGGGCGCCTCCCCCGGCGCTTCGACCTCAGTGTCGATCGTGCTGGATCTGCTCGAACGCAGCTTCCCTCAGCAGTTCCCCCGCTGGCAGCCCCGGCTGACGGACATGATCCCCGGATACGGACACCGGCTCAACGACAACCCGGCGCTGGCCGAGGAAGTGCTCGCCCGCACCGGCGCTGCGCTGCAACTTCACCCCGGCAGCGGGGACGGCAACCAGGGCGGGGGTGCTGCCCGTGGGGCGCGCTGATACGTACCTTCAACCCGGCGCCCCGGATCCGGTGCTTCCCAAGGACCTGGTCCTTGACCTGGCCGGACGGTTTCTTCCCGACGGAAACAACGGCGCCGATACGCGCTTCGACGTGGACGAGTCCGGCGGCGAAGCCCGGGCGTACATGCTCGGAAGTGGCATCGTCGTCAAGACACAGCGCCCCCACCGGCTGCGCCCGCGCACGAGCCTTGAGAAGGAAGCACACGTTCTGAGCCTGCTCGCAGGACCCCTGGCCGGGCGGATCCCGCGGCTGTTCGGCTACGGCAGGGAGGACACCGCGGCAGGCCCGGTGGAGTTTCTGGTGATGAGCAGGATCCGGGGATGCGCCGCCCTCCATGCCGGCCTTCCGGCGCGGGAGGCGCTGCTGGCCAGTTTGGCGGATGTCCTGCGCTCGGTCCACGCCGCCGACGTTACCGGCCTTCGGGACAGCGGCCTGTTACCCGCCGACGTCGACTCAGCCGCCCTGCGCGGCCGTCTACAGCTCGGATTCGCCGATGCGTGCGACGGATTCGCCGCACACCGCGACCGGTATGCCGGTGCGGGTGCCCCGGAACGGATCGCCATCGCGGCGGTCGATGCCCTCGCGGGCCTAACGGACGAATCACCGGTTCTGCTGCATTCCAATCCCGGGCCGACGCATGTCTTCGTCGGGGACGGCGGCCTCTGTACCGGGCTGATCGATTTCGGCGACGCCTATGCATCCCATCCGGCCCTGGACCTGCGCAGCTGGCCCGATCCGGCGGACCGCATCGTGCTCCATGAGGCCTATACCGGCGGCCGGCCGACCACCCGCGGGTTCGACGCAGTCTGGACGGTTGTCATGATCCTCGCGGACCTGAACGCGATGCTGCACAGGGCCGACCTTGCCGAGGCGGCCGGTCGCGATCTTGCCCTGCGTCTGGCGCAACTGTGAGCAGCGGACCTGCCGTGTGAACGAGGACCCGGCCCCTGTCCGGCCCGGGAGCGGAAACCCCGGTCTCTGGCGCGCGATGCTGCCCTACGGCCGCCAGGTCGCCGGGCTGCTGGTCCTCGGCTCCGTGTGCGGTGTCCTGATGAACACCGCTGTTGTGCTGCCGTCGCTGCTGCTGGGACAGGCAGTGAATACGGTGGTGCAGTTCCGTGACGGGCAGGCCGACGCGGCCTCGGTCACCGCGGCGCTGGTGCTTCTGGTCGCCGGGACCCTCGCGACGGAACTGCCGCGGATCGGCAAACGCTGGTGGCTTGGCGTGTCCAGCACCCGCCTGCTCGCCAACGTTCGCTCCGATGCTCTGCGCGGGGTTCTGGCCTGGCCCGCGGACCGGCTGCACCGCGCATCAGTCGGTGACCTCATGGCCAAAATCATTGGGGACGTCGAAGTCCTCGGTCTCGGCGTCAAGGAGGTGATGATCGAAACGTGGGACACCCTGCTGTTCTCGCTGTCCTTCGCCGTGGCCATGATCCTTCTTGATCCGGGGCTGGCCCTCCTGGCACTGGTGCCCGTGCCGGCGGCGCTGGCCCTTGGCAAGGCGGCCGGCACCTGGGTATCCCGGCGCACGCTGCGGGCGAGGGAGGCTAACTCCCTGCTGACCGCTTTCGCCCAGGAGGGGCTGACGGGTCTGCGGGTGCTTCGCGTATCGGGCCGCGGGGGCGCCTACGCGAACCGCCTGCGCGCGCTGGCCGAACACCAGGCCCATGCCGAGATCGCGGCCACAAGGCTGCAATCAGCACTCGCTCCCGCTTACACGGCGCTGACCAGCGCCGGTGTCGTCGCCGTGCTGTGGGTCGGTGGCCAGCAGGTGACAGCCGGCACTCTCACCATCGGAGGCCTGGTCGCGTTCCTGACGATGTTCACGCGGTTCACCGGCCGGGCCTTCCGGATACCGCAGATGGCCAACCGCGTGCAGGCCGCCGCCGCCGCCCACACCAGACTTGCCCCGCTGCTGGCTCCGCCGCCCCCGCAGCGAAACGAACCAAAGCACGCGGCCTGGAACCCGGCCCGGATCGCCGGACTGACCCGGCAAACAAACCCCCGGACCAGCCGGCGCGGTCCGGGAGGCGCTGCCGTGAGCGTCAGGAATCTGTCCTTCACCTACCCCGGAGCCACCGCCCCGGCACTGAAAAACGTGGACCTGGACATTGCGCCCGGTGCGCTGGTCGCCGTGACGGGCCCGGTCGGTTCCGGCAAGACCGCATTGGCCGGGATTCTTCTTGGACTGCACCGGCCCGACCACGGACGCGTCCGGGTGGACGGGGCCGACCCGGCCACCTGGAGCGCCGATGACCGCGCCGGGGTCGGCTACCTCCCACAAGCGCACCAGGTTTTCTCCGGCAGCATCGAACAGAACATCCTGCTCACCGACGGCTCCGACCACGCTGACAGGGAGGAACCCAGCCGTCTGAGGCAGGCCCTGCACACCGCGCAGCTCGACGACGATCTCGCCGGGATGCCCGAGGGCACGGCCACCGGGATCGGCGAGCAAGGAGTGCGCGTCTCGGGCGGCCAACGCCAACGGATCGCGCTGGCCAGGGCGCTGGCCGCTCCGCACACACCGCCCCGGCTGCTCGTCCTGGACGATCCGTTCTCCGCCCTTGACCTGGTCACCGAAGCCGGGCTGATCACGGCACTCCGCGCCGCTGTCGGTCCGGGCGCCCCCGCGGAACGGCAGGCAACGGTGCTCCTGTGCTCGACCCGATTGGCCGCCTTCCCCGAGGCCGACCTCATCGTCGTACTCGACGCCGGCCAGGTCCTTGAAAGCGGAACACATTCCCGGCTCCTCGCAGCCGGAGGCCTCTACGCGCGCATCTTCACGGCACAGCAGCACGTCACGGCCGCGCGGCAGGAAAAAACGTGAGCACCCACCCTGCCGTCGCCCCGCCGGCACCCGCGCTCCTGGCCCGCGAGCTGGGAGCACTGATCCGCCCCTGGCGCGCACGGATTGCAGGCGTCCTCATCTGCGTGCTCGGGGCAGCCGCGCTCAACCTCGTCCCCGCCCTGGTCCTGCGGCACATCATCGACACCGGGCTCACCCCGGCGGGCAACGCCGGCCTGGGCCCGGCCGCATGCCTCTACCTGGGCGCCCTGGTAGGCGCCGCACTGCTCACCTCAGGCTACGGCTACCTCGCTGCCACGCTCGCCCAACTCAGCCTGGCCGAACTTCGGGGACAGCTGTTCGAACACCTGCTCCGGCTGCCAACGGCCTACCACGACCGGACCCCCATCGGGGACTCCATCTCCAGAACCACGGCCGACGTGGAGACGATCGGCAACCTGTTTTCCTCCTCCGTGCCGACCCTGATAGGACAGACAGCCGGGCTCTCAGCCGCCGTCGCGACCATGCTTGCCCTCAGCCCCGTCCTCACCGGCGCCGTCATCATCACCATTCCTCCCATCGTGCTGCTCACCCGTCAATTCCGACGCAAAGTCCGTGATGCCGAACGCGCCACCCGGAAAGCAGTGGGACTGGCGAATTCCCAACTGGCAGAAGACTTATCGGCGGTAGACGTCATCCGCGGTTTCGGACGCGAAGCCCTGTTCGCCAACCGGTTCCGGCTGGTCCTGCTCCAATGGCTGCAGGCCGCGAACCGATCCGTCCTCTACAGTGCGTTCTACGCCCCCATGCTGGCCACACTCGCTGCAGTGGCCACCGCCTCACTGCTGTGGCTGGGCACCCGGAACGCATTCGATGCCTTCGGGGTGAGCGTGGGAACCCTGACCGCCTTCGTCGTGCTGTTCGCGCAATTCTTCACCCCGCTGGTGAACCTCGGGGAGGAATGGCAAAACGTTCAGGGAGCCCTCGCCGGCGCCGAACGCGTCTTCGCCGTCCTCAGGCTCCCGCCCGACCAGCCACCCCCAGGATCCGGGCCCCCGCCCACGCTCCCTGAAGGAGACATGGCGCTGGCCGTCAATGACGTCACCTTCGGCTACAGTGCCTGCCAGAGCGTGCTGCACCATGTCACACTGACCGTGCGCGCCGGAGAGCACGTGGCAGTCATCGGCCGCACCGGCGCCGGCAAATCAAGCCTCCTGTCCCTGCTGGCCGGCCTGTACCGCCCATGGTCCGGACACATCACCCTTGCCGGCTCGGACCCATGCAGCCTCGACGACACCGGCCGCCGGGCCGTGCTCGGCTACGTACCTCAAAACGTGACCCTTTTCCCCGGCACCATCGCAGAAAACATCACGCTGGAAGACCCGTCCATAACACTGCACGACATCCTGCTCGCCGCACAACTAGCCGGAGCCGACAGCTTCATCAACACCCTGCCGCAAGGGAGCGCAACGATCATCAGCGACACCGGACACGGCAACGGAGTACAACTATCAGCCGGACAACGACAGCTCCTCGCACTGGCCCGGGCCATGGTGGCACGCCCGAACGTCCTGCTTCTGGACGAAGCCACCGCGGTCGTGGACGGTGCCAGCGATTCGGCATTCCGCGAAGCCCTGCGCACACGTGTCATTCCGACCGGAACCGCAGTGCTCACCGTCGCCCATCGGCTCGTCACCGCCAGGGAAGCGGACCGCGTGATCGTGATCGACGCCGGCCGAATCATCGAACAGGGAACACCCTCCGAGCTGCTCGCCGCCGGAGGCAGATTCGCCGACCTCGTCACCCTCGAAGAAGCCGGATGGGACTGGAGAGAGCAGCCCGATCGCTAATCGTCACCGGAATTCACCGACCCCGCTTAGCCATTCGATGCCCGCCGGCAGCTCCATGCTGCGCCGCCACAACATCCAGAACCCGTCCTGTGGACACCCGCCGACATCATCCACGAATCCGACATCGACGACCAACGCTTCAACGCCCCCGCAGCACCCGGCCTGGACATCATCATCCCCGGACTGTCCATGACCCTGAACGACGAACAGACCGTGGCCCTGTGCGGACCCGTCCAGGACGGACTCGACGACTCCCTCGAATGATCCCCCCTCCCCGGCAGGGAACCCTCCTGACCGGGCGCCCTCCGGGCGGTGCCGCCCGGTCAGGAACCGCCGGAACGCATACACATGTGCGCAAATGGCTTAGTATTGCGGATCGGGGCAGATGCGCCGAACGTCGCGCAAGGCTGAGCCTAAAGGGAGAACACCGGTGCAGGTAATTGACCTGAGACACGATGTCGGACGGGTGCGTGAGCGGCTCCCGCGGGCGGAATTTGACCTGCGCGCAGCTACCGCGGCAGCCGCCCCGGTCGTTGAGGATGTGCGCACCCGTGGACTCGACGCCGTCCTGGACGCGACCCGAAAGTTCGACGGACTCGACCTGAAGACCGTCAGAGTCCCCCCGGAGGAGCTTCAGCGGGCCCTGGACGCCCTGCCCCCGGCCGTCCGGCACGCCCTGGACACGTCAATTGACAGGGCACGGAAGGTCCACCGTGACCAGATGCCCGCCCCGGTCTCCACGCAGCTGGCCGGGTCCTCCACGGTTTCCTACTCTTGGCTGCCGGTCGCCCGGGTGGGTCTTTACGCTCCCGGAGGCCTGGCCGCCTACGCGTCCAGCGTGGTGATGAACGTGGTCCCAGCCCAGACGGCCGGAGTGGTCTCCCTCGCGGTCTGTTCCCCGCCCCAACCCGATACCGGGTGGCCGGCCGCGCCGGTAATGGCCGCCTGCGCGGCCCTGGGCGTGAGCGAGGTTTACGCGGTGGGTGGGGCCCAGGCGATCGCGATGCTCGCCTACCGCGCGGCGGCTCCGGACGGGGCGATGGTCTGCCAGCCGGCCGATGTGGTGACGGGACCCGGCAACATCTACGTCGCCGCGGCCAAGCGCATCGTCCAGGGCGACGTCGGGATCGACTCCGAAGCGGGCCCGACCGAAATCATGATTCAGGCCGACGGGAACGCGGACCCGGCATATGTGGCGGCGGATCTGCTGAGCCAGGCCGAACACGAACCCGGCGCCGCCGCTTTGCTCGTCACCCCCTCCGAGGAGCTCATCCGAAATGTCCAGCGGGAACTGCGGGCACGGCTGGCCGCAACCAGGCATTCCTCCCGTGCCGGCCGCGCGCTGGAAGGCAGGCAGTCCGCCCTGGTCCTGGTCCGTGACCTTGAACAGGGACTTGAGGTCGTCAATGACTACGCCGCGGAGCATCTTGAGATCCTGACCCGGAATGCCCTCGAGCTCGCCGGACAGGTCACCGCCGCCGGCGCGATCTTCGTCGGCCCCTGGTCCCCGGTGTCCCTCCGCGATTACTGCGCAGGATCAAACCATGTTCTTCCCACCTCCGGGAATGCCCGGCATGCCTCCGGGCTCTCCGTCTACACGTTTCTGTGCGGCGTTCAGACCATCCACTACGACCGGGCCGGCCTGGCACAGGTCGCCGGCGACGTCGTCGCCTTCTCCGGGGCCGAAGACCTGCCCGCGCACGGGGAAGCCGTCCTTGCCCGCATACCCGATGCCGCCCGCAGTGACCTCTGAGCGGCGGGAGAGGAGTGCCGGCACCAGGAAGAAACCGCCGGTCAGTGCCGTCACGCCCTCGGGCGCCCGGTTCCTCCTCACCGCCGACGCCCTGGAAATGATCCTGGTCTTCGGCGGGACACTCCACTGCTACCGGGGGGCCGGAGGCTGCCGCAAACAGGGCCTGTACTTTTCCCGTACACGTCCCAAAAAGGCGCTGGACTGCCGGCTCCTGCCCGAACACTCGGACGGCGACCAGGGTACGGGCGCCACGGAGCGGCAGGACATAGCGGTCAGCGTCAGCGCCGATCTCGCGCCCGCGCTCGACGGTGCCGTCCTGGACTTCGGCAACTACAACGGCATTCAACGCTTCGTCTGGACCACCCTGCCCGGGGTCAAAGGACC carries:
- a CDS encoding chromate transporter, which translates into the protein MTPGDGPARGGAGDETLEPAIAPVPFGRFILCFLHLGTTGFGGPIATAGYMQRDLVEKCRWMGRKDFLDGVALESLGGRIDSLIVQTDGSSRQRNILNLSQRKLPPPLRGRRRAAREHGRQNQQYRHHEHPRLPVPA
- a CDS encoding YncE family protein: MGPTLSRRPAKTALIAAGLLALLLPASLSACSGPAPASALPLTQVQDIALPGAASRLDYQALDAGAKRLYIAHLGDGTVHAVDLARGTVAGTVPGTPSVHGVTLAPDRHLLLAAVSGTNEVALIDTNTLKVTARVPAGNTPDGIAYDPVHGKAYVSNEHDHAETVIDLATNTAKAPIEIGGEAGNSIYDPSSGTVLVNVQDRNELAIIDPDTDTVTDRIPVPDCTSNHGLYVDGANKLAFVACEGSAKLLVLDLDTKQVTARFDTGDNPDVLAFDTGLHRLYVASESGIVNVFDEQNRTLTPKASGKLADNAHTVAVDQVTHQVYFPLENIDGHPVMRIMEPKP
- a CDS encoding Chromate resistance protein ChrB codes for the protein MVKSEPLIPGGWVLLNYRMPRIPSGPRVAIWRRLQALGVAQLGDGLVALPADARTREHFDWIAAEVRQAGGTAGLWLSQPASLGQEREIAAGMAADRAREYEDVTAAAHAATALDATERARAVKRLRAELRRIGRRDYFPPRERDTAHAAVTGLATAELPARAISPSGGQP
- a CDS encoding chromate resistance protein ChrB domain-containing protein, which codes for MKWATRTGVHVDRAACAWLIRRNIDTACEFVFVADPAEVPADAVPFDMPGVDLTHHGHDCTFETMLRRYEIQDPVLWKLAEIIHEADIDDERFDAPAAPGLDIIIRGLSMTLNDQQTLAVCGPILDGLYDYLKRSLILGREPS
- a CDS encoding malate:quinone oxidoreductase, which gives rise to MMTAEMRTETAPAEYADVVLVGAGIMSMTLGVLLKELQPSWSIAVVERLGSAGGESSDSWNNAGTGHAALCELNYTPAGRDGTVSPDKAIAINEQFQVSLQFWAHLAATGRVGAPKTFINPVPHMSFVWGGQATDYLHRRYEALKPQPLFSTMEFSDRADQLEEWTPLVMTGRRAVQPVAGSRVAGGTDVDFGALSRTMAGFLQRNGAELNFEHEVTDLARDTNGRWDVSVHNLGSGRRAKIRSRFVFIGAGGGALHLLQRSGIPEGRGFGGFPVSGQFLRCTKDEIVRAHHAKVYGQASVGAPPMSVPHLDTRVVDGKRSLLFGPYAGFTSRFLKSGSLLDLPRSIRPSNLGPMLAVARDNLDLSRYLLGEVLKSREAKIRTLTDYMPTAQDADWDLITAGQRVQIIRKDPTRGGALQFGTELITSGDGSLAALLGASPGASTSVSIVLDLLERSFPQQFPRWQPRLTDMIPGYGHRLNDNPALAEEVLARTGAALQLHPGSGDGNQGGGAARGAR
- a CDS encoding phosphotransferase family protein is translated as MGRADTYLQPGAPDPVLPKDLVLDLAGRFLPDGNNGADTRFDVDESGGEARAYMLGSGIVVKTQRPHRLRPRTSLEKEAHVLSLLAGPLAGRIPRLFGYGREDTAAGPVEFLVMSRIRGCAALHAGLPAREALLASLADVLRSVHAADVTGLRDSGLLPADVDSAALRGRLQLGFADACDGFAAHRDRYAGAGAPERIAIAAVDALAGLTDESPVLLHSNPGPTHVFVGDGGLCTGLIDFGDAYASHPALDLRSWPDPADRIVLHEAYTGGRPTTRGFDAVWTVVMILADLNAMLHRADLAEAAGRDLALRLAQL
- a CDS encoding ABC transporter ATP-binding protein, producing MNEDPAPVRPGSGNPGLWRAMLPYGRQVAGLLVLGSVCGVLMNTAVVLPSLLLGQAVNTVVQFRDGQADAASVTAALVLLVAGTLATELPRIGKRWWLGVSSTRLLANVRSDALRGVLAWPADRLHRASVGDLMAKIIGDVEVLGLGVKEVMIETWDTLLFSLSFAVAMILLDPGLALLALVPVPAALALGKAAGTWVSRRTLRAREANSLLTAFAQEGLTGLRVLRVSGRGGAYANRLRALAEHQAHAEIAATRLQSALAPAYTALTSAGVVAVLWVGGQQVTAGTLTIGGLVAFLTMFTRFTGRAFRIPQMANRVQAAAAAHTRLAPLLAPPPPQRNEPKHAAWNPARIAGLTRQTNPRTSRRGPGGAAVSVRNLSFTYPGATAPALKNVDLDIAPGALVAVTGPVGSGKTALAGILLGLHRPDHGRVRVDGADPATWSADDRAGVGYLPQAHQVFSGSIEQNILLTDGSDHADREEPSRLRQALHTAQLDDDLAGMPEGTATGIGEQGVRVSGGQRQRIALARALAAPHTPPRLLVLDDPFSALDLVTEAGLITALRAAVGPGAPAERQATVLLCSTRLAAFPEADLIVVLDAGQVLESGTHSRLLAAGGLYARIFTAQQHVTAARQEKT
- a CDS encoding ABC transporter ATP-binding protein; the encoded protein is MSTHPAVAPPAPALLARELGALIRPWRARIAGVLICVLGAAALNLVPALVLRHIIDTGLTPAGNAGLGPAACLYLGALVGAALLTSGYGYLAATLAQLSLAELRGQLFEHLLRLPTAYHDRTPIGDSISRTTADVETIGNLFSSSVPTLIGQTAGLSAAVATMLALSPVLTGAVIITIPPIVLLTRQFRRKVRDAERATRKAVGLANSQLAEDLSAVDVIRGFGREALFANRFRLVLLQWLQAANRSVLYSAFYAPMLATLAAVATASLLWLGTRNAFDAFGVSVGTLTAFVVLFAQFFTPLVNLGEEWQNVQGALAGAERVFAVLRLPPDQPPPGSGPPPTLPEGDMALAVNDVTFGYSACQSVLHHVTLTVRAGEHVAVIGRTGAGKSSLLSLLAGLYRPWSGHITLAGSDPCSLDDTGRRAVLGYVPQNVTLFPGTIAENITLEDPSITLHDILLAAQLAGADSFINTLPQGSATIISDTGHGNGVQLSAGQRQLLALARAMVARPNVLLLDEATAVVDGASDSAFREALRTRVIPTGTAVLTVAHRLVTAREADRVIVIDAGRIIEQGTPSELLAAGGRFADLVTLEEAGWDWREQPDR
- the hisD gene encoding histidinol dehydrogenase produces the protein MQVIDLRHDVGRVRERLPRAEFDLRAATAAAAPVVEDVRTRGLDAVLDATRKFDGLDLKTVRVPPEELQRALDALPPAVRHALDTSIDRARKVHRDQMPAPVSTQLAGSSTVSYSWLPVARVGLYAPGGLAAYASSVVMNVVPAQTAGVVSLAVCSPPQPDTGWPAAPVMAACAALGVSEVYAVGGAQAIAMLAYRAAAPDGAMVCQPADVVTGPGNIYVAAAKRIVQGDVGIDSEAGPTEIMIQADGNADPAYVAADLLSQAEHEPGAAALLVTPSEELIRNVQRELRARLAATRHSSRAGRALEGRQSALVLVRDLEQGLEVVNDYAAEHLEILTRNALELAGQVTAAGAIFVGPWSPVSLRDYCAGSNHVLPTSGNARHASGLSVYTFLCGVQTIHYDRAGLAQVAGDVVAFSGAEDLPAHGEAVLARIPDAARSDL